GGAGGCCGGACACCACGTGTACCTCACGGAGGGTGCCCACGTTGCCATCCCCGACGATGATGTGGCAGCTCTTGAGGAATTGCTTGTAAGCTTGAGGGTTATCAAAACGACGAACCACTGACCAAACGGTTTCGATAGGGGCTTCGATGGCTTGAACAACTGCTGAACCACACTGGTTAGGTCCCAGGGTGTGGACATGGTACGTCGCCACCGTGTCAGGCAACGAGATCCCGCAAGGAAGAGGGAAAAACCTAGTCAGTGCGGTACTGGTTGTGATGGGTTGATTTTGTTTCTGGTTGCAGGTGCCAATAGTGGCGGCGAGCGGTGGATGGAGCTTCAGTGAGGAAGGCATGGCGGCTAAGTGGATGAATGTGAGTTTGGGTTAGAGCTCATGTTAAACAAAAACGCGTAGGGCAGGGGTAGAGGTTGAATATATAGGAGAGGGTTCCAAATCATATTTGCATAGATAAACAGATCCACTTGGAATAATTTGAAGGATTTGTTAGGGCAGAGCTTGGAGTTTTTACAAGAAGAAAAGGAAGAGATCAGTACAGCAAGTGGATCACCAAGTTGCAGCTTCTTTTGGACTTTGTTTAATTaggtatatatacacatatatacaccaaTTATATTATTCATGGTACAATACTGACACTTTCTTAATTGTGTTTTTTCCCCGTTtagaagtaaaaataaataaaaagttgttACTGCTGTATTAATTTTTGAATCCTTATATTAGCACCCACATCAAAAATGGCTGTTGGTCTTGGGTGGTCTAGCTATTCAATTATTTTCACTGACAATGTACAGTTTGGCTAATGTCactaatcaaaatataaaaatgaaaagtagCAGCACGTAAAATAAAAACCCCAAGTGTGTCGGTATGCATAATTCAATATGAAATTCGACATCAAGATCTGATCACATCTTTTTAGCTGAGCACACATTAATTCATGCAACTTCGAACATACTTATCGAAAAAGCAAGCAGGTAAGATATCTAATCAGCATcactaataaaataattttcatttataatatattgGATTAATTTCTTGGGATGAGTctagaatataataaaaattcactTCTATATAAAAGTGAAGTTAAATCTATTTTATTACCcataaataactttaatcatctACCCCTCAAGAAAGGCAAAAAGCTAAAGAAAAAGCCAGGTTTCTCCCATTTAATTTACTCCTGCAACTTTTGAAATGAATAGGATTCCATTGGCCTTGGGCTCAGTAACTCGTTATTTTTGTCCTCTTCGttcatttcttttttattctaTTCCAAGTTTCCAACCAATTTTCGCCAACTTGGTCCTTACCTAGTTTGAAATGTTAAACCTATCCTTGCTTTGTGCTACACTGTAAGGCAAAAACATAAGGTTTTCCAAATATCCGTAAAATTACCCGTCTAAATTAGCACAGAGTGTTCTAAAACAATCCGTCCATATTACCATTACCCTGAAACgttaagggcacgtttggttcactgtaatggaatagaggtgtaatggaatagaactgtaatggaatagaggcgtaatagtaattcaattgtttggttgaatgaaatggaataGAAATGTAATactattcttgtgtttggttgaatggaatgatgttgtaatagcataaggaaaaaaactaaaataactagaatacccttagcagaattttttttaggtagatgattattgttattgttattaaattttaataaaattattaatataaataataaataatttaatcatattttaacataattattattaaatataatttaataaaattcttaatattaaatattcttatatgaatttactaaaatcataatatataataatataaaatataatataaaataattattattaaatataatttaataaaaatatataatttaataaaattcttaatattaaatatttttatatgaatttactaaaatcataatatataatactaaaatcataatatatataatttaatttttgaatgaatgCAAATGATTCACTATGAATGTTTCATTCATAAGATCTCCCCTGCTGTAACTTTTTCCTAGATAAAGATTGAAAAACAATAGCAAACAAATAATTCAACggattttttcattaattttataaatgttaattGGGAGAAGCAACTCTAGAAATCATCATATGTTATAAATAATTCAACACTTATGAGCTAAACAAAAGAGCTTGATGATATCCCAATACATAGTTTTATACAAACTTGATAGCAATCTTCCATCAAAAGTGTACAGATGAAGATAAGAGATGGTgacattttggaaagaaaaaggTTCCAGGACAGCTTATCGACCTAAAAGCGCAACACGATCCTTCTGTACTGCCTATGTCAGGTTGATGTCAAAGAGTTCGAATCGTATGGGTATCTCCATCTCATAGAAGGGGTTCTTCAAAACATAATCTGTGTAGAGCTCATAAACAACTTTCAAGAGAGCCTCCATGTGTTGTGTCCCAGGTTCACAAACTACAAAGAACTTTGTCCCTGAAAATCATAACATGCATATTTGCAAAATCAACACTGTAGAGAATTCATTGAGTGGTTATTTAGAATCTATTTAAAGGAAATAATTCATATTTGTACATGAGTTTGAAGAATTCAGAATCCATTTAAAGGAGAGAATTCATATTTGTACATGCTtcttgttattattaattataacagAGTTGAACCTGAGACTACCATGGTATATGAGTCAAAAACGAAATGTTAACAAAGTATGGCCTTTTCATTTACCTTACTTGAATAATACCTCAAGTTGAAATGCAAATCTTAAGTAACTGTTTTATTTAGACAGGATAATATTATTACCATGCTGTCACTCAAGGCCAAAACAGCATTTGAGAAAATATATCATTGGTAAGCAATGACGTTTTCTCCATCACATATATCAATAAGATAATGGTACAAAACCAAGAGTAGATTGGCctaaacaaacaaataattaaCTGCAGTTGGATAATTGTAGTAAACCGCATCAACATGTTGGCAGAAGCAGCATGCTATTAAATAAAAACCAAGGAACCAGATATTTATTGGTTATGCTACTCCACTCTCTCTCTACCACTCAGCTATAACAATAAAAGAACCATCTGCTACATTATTTTTTCCaagaataatatttattatatcaaaatttcaattttcataatCTTTTGCTACCTTTATTTCCTCACATGCACTGCACGTCTCGCCCATAAGATTGGTAAGGAACATTACACATATGAACAGGAACGCACACATACATGCACAAAAGAAAGAAACACTAAGAATGGACAGATAGCTTACCATTCTTCGATCAATCATAGAGCATCCATCAGCACAGATCATAATCATCTGCTAACTGTTTAAGGTTCACAATCATCACATTAATTACATATAATATCAGCTCTCAAATAGTTATAATCACCATGCTCAATTAACGCATTCGTTCAACAATGACTCAGTCTAGTCTGGTCTTATCAGATCATCATCAAAGATATTCTTTTCACCTTTGCACAAAAAGAGATAATCTTGAATTCAATGCAAAACAATGATacattttcaaacatatatagTTTTATTATCCTCCTCATCGAGTGGTAACAAAAGTTTATTAAAAttccaaaatcaaacattataaAATAAGACAACCAACCAAATACTAAAATCAATGACAGAGTCAATCAGATAATAccagaaaataaaaaacaacTCCTTATATAGCAAAATTAGCATAAATAGAGAAAGAACTGAATAAACAATCAAGCAACAACATTTTTCATGTATTTGCAGAAAATAAGAACTGTAAATACTGTAATTataaccaaaagaaaaagaacactATAGTGTAAGATCTTGCGGTACACAGTATACCATACAAAGCATGTGATTTGGCCAACATGTGAGCAAAAAGAAACGAAAAATTCGAGTAATTTTGATTGAAATCACAAACTTTAGACAGTAATCAAAATACCATGATCAAATATATTAGACAGTAATTAAAATACCATGATCaaatatatctttataattgAAAGAAACCTAACCTCAAAAGCAAGAATTTTTAAGATTACTCGTTAAAGATGTATTGTACCAAATACAAAAAAAGAAGTACTTGATAACAAAGAAAGCACAAAGTTTGGgagatgaaagaaaaaagaagtatGATTTCAAAAATTGTCAACAGCAACAAAACAAACAATCAAAGAAAGTATGATTTCTTCCATCAATTTACAACAGAAGAATTCAATCTGAAGATTCCAATAAGACTTCTCAAACATCaacatcaaaataatattaaatttatcatttaacttatataaccatAACCATAACAATACTTTGAGCTTaagttttaatttctttacaataaTTAAACAGAAATGAAGAAGAAGCAGTAATTTAATGGTATTACCTTAAAAAGTCTTGGGCAATTTCACGAACGAGCCTTTCGAAAGGCAGTTTCTTGATGAGGAGTTCAGTACTTTGCTGGTACTTCTGGATTTCACTGCATCCAATAGAAAAATCATAAGTTCAATTCGTGTAAACAAGAATAAGAAAACGTGACTGAAAGGGGAAAATAAAAGTTAAGCAGAAAAAGTCTCAACCGAAAAGGGGAAAAGGAAAGTTGAAAGAGGTGAAAGAACTAAAAGgaatcaagaaaaataaagaaaaagaaaacgtaCCGGGAGATGCAGATAAGGGGTGAATGGATGCTTGATTTGGGGAGGAAGAAATCTGGAGTGAATTTTGAGAAGAAGAGAGGCAGGCTATTTTCGTCTAAAACCTATTCGGTCTTACCTTGAATGGGTATTCAGACCCCAACCCCTGAATACCTAAACGGTGAGATGAGAGAATGAGACTGTAATAGCAATTCCGTGGAATCACCTAAACGGTGAACCAAACGACTGCTTTACTGTAGCGCGcagaatagaggcgtaatggaatgGAAATTCCATCCAACTAAACGGGTTGTAAGTGTGACGATAAGTGTTTTTGATAAGGTGGAAAGATGATGACATTAACCGAGTGTGATTGAGGAAAAGGTTGAGCAGAGGAAGAGATTGAGAGAACTTTGAAGAATTTGATTTGAGAGAATAATAATTACCAAAATGTCAAAATTCAAAAAGTCCCTGTTA
The genomic region above belongs to Gossypium hirsutum isolate 1008001.06 chromosome D05, Gossypium_hirsutum_v2.1, whole genome shotgun sequence and contains:
- the LOC107902420 gene encoding abscisic acid receptor PYL4; translated protein: MPSSLKLHPPLAATIGTCNQKQNQPITTSTALTRFFPLPCGISLPDTVATYHVHTLGPNQCGSAVVQAIEAPIETVWSVVRRFDNPQAYKQFLKSCHIIVGDGNVGTLREVHVVSGLPAASSVEKLEILDDERHVLSFSVVGGDHRLTNYRSVTTLHHSPKGNGTLVVESFVVDIPVGNSREDTCIFVDTIVRCNLQSLARMAENMARTE